The Armatimonadota bacterium genome segment TCGTCTTCCACCGGGCCGAGTACAGCAGGAGCGTGGTGGTCAGCTCCCCGAGCAGCGTGGCAAAGGTGATCGTGGCCCCGGCGGCGATGGCGGGCGTGATCAACGGGAGCGTGATCCGGCGGAAGGTCACCCCCTGGTTGGCGCCGCAGACAAGCGACGCCTCTTCGAGCGCAATGTCGGTCTGGGTGAGCGAGGCGTAGGCGGACCGGAACGTGTACGGCAGACGCCGGATGAAGTAGGCGATCATCAAGATCGTTCCGGTGCCCGCGAGCTCAAAAGGAGGAACGATGAACGCCACGAGGATCGCCACGCCGACCATAATGCCGGGAAGCACGAACGGCAGCATGATCGTGATGTCCATCAACCACCTGCCAGGGATTCGCTTGCGCGCGGCCGTGTGGGCCATCAACGATCCCACGATTATGCAGATTGCGGTCGTCCCGACGGCCAGCACCAGGCTGTTGCGTATCGCGTCCATCGAGAGCGTGAACGCCTTGCGGTAGTTGATCAGCGAGTAGGCGGTGGGCAGGGGTGTTCCGGCCCACCGCTCGGCGAACGACGCCAGCAGCACGGTGAGATGCGGCAAGAGCGAGATGCCGATCACCGCGGCACAGAAGCCAAAACCCAGCCATCGGGCCGCCGGCTGGCTGCTCTGCGCCACCTGGCGTGCCTGGGAGGTGATCGTGACGAACCCCCCCTTCCCGGTGATGTAGCGCAGCGCCAGCAGCGAGCCGATCGAAAACAGGGTGCTCACCAACGCGATCGCGCCCGCACCGTGCAGGTTGAAGCTGCCGGTGACTTCAAAGTAGATCAGTGTTGGCAGGACGTAGAACTCCCCGCCCAGCAGCGCCGGGACCCCAAAGTTCCCGATCGCGCGCATGAACACGATGATCGCGCCGGCACCGATGGTCGGCAGTACCAGCGGCAGCGTGACGGTAAAGATCCGCCGCAACGGAGAGGCGCCCAGCGTCAGCGCGCTCTCCTCCACGTGTGGGTCCGCGGAGGAGAGGGCTCCAAGCAGCGGCAGCAAGACGAAAGGGTAGTAGGAGAGTGACATCGTCACGATGACCCCGAACGGCCCGATGATGCTCGGCAGATGGATCCCCAGACCATCTCGAATCAGGGAGGTCAGCGCGCCCTGCCGGCCCAGGAGCAGGATCCAGGAGTAGGCGCCCACGAAGGGCGGGAGGATCAGCGGCAGCGTCGCCAGCGAGATGAGCGCCTCCCGGAACGGAACCCTGACGCGGGCCAGGATGTAGGCCAGCGGAATGCCCAGAACAAGGCTCGCCAGCACGGTCGTGCCGCTGGCCACCAGCGAGTTTACCAGGGCCTTCTGGTAGAGGCCGCTTGTGAAGAATCGTGAGAAGTTGGCCAGGGTGAGATGGGCCGGCGCGACCGGATCGCCCATCTTGATGAAGCTGAGCAGCAACACGCGCGACAGCGGGTAGACGATCAGCAGTCCCAGGATACCCACCACCAGCAGGAGGATCGTCGCGGTGCTCAGATCGAAGGCGCGGCCGGGCCGCACCCTCGGAGCCGCAAGCGTCGCCATCAGCGCGATCCCTTCGGAAAGACCTGGGCGTGGTCCGCGGCCAGGGTGATGATGACTTCCTCTCCCACCTGCCGGATGCCGCCAATGGGCGGTGCGTCCACCAGCACCGTCCAGCCTTCCTCGCCGGCCAGGGTGTAGCGGACCAGGCTGCCCAGGTACTCGATGTCCCTGACGCGCGCCAGCAGGCCGGAGGCGTCGTCACTGACGGCCGAGAGCACCGCGCGCTCGGGGCGGAAGAAGAGCAGTCCCTCTGTCCCCGCTGGAATGGGCAGGCTGCCTGTCGCCGCCCCGGCGCGGAGGAGCGCGCCGCCGCAGCGGATGATGCAGGCCTCGCCGTCGTGCTCCAGCACTGTGCACTCCAGGAAATTCGCCTTGCCCACGAAGTCGGCGACGAAGGTAGAGGCGGGCTGCTCGTAGATCTCCGCGGGCGTGCCCACCTGCGCGATGCGCCCGGCCTGCATCACGGCGATGCGGTCGGATATGGAAAGCGCTTCCTCCTGGTCGTGCGTGACGTAGACCGCGCAGATTCCGGCCTGCCGCTGGATGCGCTTAACCTCCCCGCGCATGTAGACGCGGAGCTTGGCATCCAGGTTTGAGAGCGGCTCGTCCAGCAGGAGCAGCTTTGGGTGGTAGACCAGCGCCCGGGCGAGCGCGACCCGCTGCTGCTGCCCGCCCGAGAGCTGCCCGGGCCGCCGGGCCCGGGTCCCGGCCAGCCCGACCATTTCGATGGCCTCGTTCACGAGCCGTCCTATCTCTTCCCTGGAGGTCTTCCTTACCCTCAGCCCGTAGGCCACGTTCTCGAAGACGCTCATGTGCGGGAAGAGCGCATAGCTCTGGAACACCATGCCGATGCTGCGCCGGAAGGGCGGCAGCGGCGTCCAATCCAGCCCCTCGAAGACGATCCGACCGGCATCCGGCCGTTCCAGTCCGGCGACCAGCCTCAGCGTGGTGGTCTTGCCGCAGCCGCTGGGTCCCAGGAGCGTGAACAGCTCGCCGTCGCGCACATCGAATCCGACGTCGTCGGCGGCGACCACTTGAGACGGGCCGTCGCCGAAGACCTTGCGGACTCCCAGAACGCCCAGCTTGGTGGATGGCGCCTTCACCGTTTGGCCAGCATCTCGTCGAAGATGATGAGATTGATCCCCCGGTCCTTCCCGGCCTTCACCGCATCGTACGGGACCAGATTGATCCTCGAGGTCGGGGGCATGCCCTGCGGCGTAGGTACGTCGGGCCGCACGCTGCGCCGGCTACCGACACGTGTATAGATGAGGTGCGCATCGCGGCTGTTGGCGAAGTCATAGAAGAGGCGCGCCGAGATGGGATTCGGACATCCCTTGATAAGCCCGGTCGCGTCAAAGCGAAGCCCGGTGCCCTCGACGGGGTAGACCCCGTCCACCGGGTAGCCTTTGTTCCTCAGGTCATAGACGTTGCCCTCACCGGTCATGCCGATGAGGAACTCGCCGTCGGCCACGCCCTGGTAGGCCAAACCGGACGACGGGGTGATGATCGCGTTGGCGAGCACTGCCTTCACCAAGTCCCAGCCGCCTATCTTGATCAACTGGAATAGCTGCGCGTAGGCCGAGGCGGAGATCCGCGGGTTGGCCCAGATGATCTTGCCCTTCCACTTGGGATCGGCCAGGTCCCTCCAGCCCCGTGGGTAGTCGCGGCGCTGGACCAGCTTGCTGTTGATGATGATGACCTGTATAGGCAGGCTCATCCCGTAGTAGCGCGGCCCGCGGGGATCCTTGTACTCCGCGGGGATGTCGGCATCTTGTTTGCTCCGGTACGTCTCGAGGAACTCGTAGTTGATGTCGAAGTTCTCGCTGCCGCCGCACATGCAGACATCCCCCTGAGGCCGGGCCGCCTCAGCCCGCACCCTCGTCCAGACGACGCCGGTGCCGGCGTAGATAGACTCGACCTTGATTCCGGGGTTCCGCTTCATGAACGCGGCGGCGAGTTCTTCGCCGATCTCCGCGCCCGCCGATGAGTAGACAACCACTCGGGGCTCCTGGGCCACGGTGGCCGGGGCCATCGCCGCTAGGACGATGACAACCACGCACCCGCAAAGCCAGGCCAGGGGCAATCGGTTCATCTTCATGATCCATCCCTCCTGGTACAGATCTTCCTCAACCCGGACGCCCGTCCTGCTGGTCCCACAGGCCATCGAGCAGGCCTGCTGCGGCGTCGAGGATCAGGCCCTCTGCCTCCGGCGCGGCCCTGCTCCACGGCGCCATGCGGGTCTCGTAGCCGCCCTCGGCAAAGGCCGAGGCCGGGGGCACGTAGCCGATGCCGCCGTTGGCGTATCCGAGGACGACCGTGTGCTTGAAAGGCGACCGGTTCTGGAGGCGCAGGCCTGATTCGGCGAAGAACTCTCCCGGCAGTCCTATGAGGACAACGTCGCCGACGGCGAACGCCTGCACCTCGGTGGTTTCCTCCTCCGCTCCTGCACCCGCAGTCCACGCGCGCTGCTCTACCCAGCTCAGGGCCAACTCCGCGTAGAGAAGCTCGAGACGGGCGGCCGTGACCTCGGCATCATCGGGGCCCGCATCCGCGCCGGCGTCCCGGAGTGTCTCCAAACGGCGACGGCAGTCGCGCACCTGCGCTCGTGTCTGTTTCAGAGGCGGTGGCGGCCGAAGCGGGACCACCAGGGATCGCTGGCCCGCCGCGAGCTTCACATGGCCCTGCGCGCGCCGCCCTGCGACCGGCCTTGCGTCGGTCAAGGCTCGAGCGGCCTCCCGGGCGAGCCGCAGGCCCAGATCCTCTGCCCGCTCGAACGTCCGGCCGGGAATGGGCAGCCCGAGCGCCGACCGGTCAGCAGAGTGCCCCACGTTGACATCACCGCACGCGCCGTTCACGAACATGGCCCAGCCGCCGGTGGCGCGCTCTACCGCGTCAACGGTGAACCCCACGTAGTCGCGCGAGATCATCAGGTTGTCTGATCCCAGCACCGTGGGATGGCAGGCGTAGTGGAGCAGGAACGCCGGAGGCGCACCGGTCCGCTCGGCCCGCAGCACGGTCACCGTGGGGTCAATCGGGCCGTCGGGGCGCCTCCGGTTCCGTGCGACCGAGCCCTCCCGGCCCAATGCCAGGGCGAGCGTCGCCGGCGCCAGGTCCCGGACCGCGGACGCCACCGCATCGGCTACCCTGTCGGCCAGACCATCGAGCCACCCCGGATCGGGCGGAAGGCTGTAGAGGGCGAAGGTCGCGGGCGCGGCGTGGGTGTGCATGGCCGCGAGCATGGCCGATGCCGCCGGAATCCCGGTCCTCTCCTGGATGCGCCGCCGGGCCTCTCTGACGAATCCGGCGTCGAGGTCGCAGAGATCACAGACCACGAGGGCGACCCGCTGCCCGGTATCTTCCAGGACGAGCGCCCGCGCGTAGAGGTCGTCGTGGACCCCGCGCGCGCCTTCCCTCCTGGCGCCAAAACCGGCCAGTGGGGTTCCCGGCGGTGGGGTGATGATGGTTGTCGCGCAGCCCAGGCGCATTGGGCAGGATCTCCTACAGGAGTCCCTTGTGGTCGCAGGCGATCTTTACACCGGCGCGCTCTGTGAACCGCGGCTTTGGTAAACCTCCGAACGCCTCGGCCCTGTGCTTGAAGACGTACAGGCAGCGCGCGTGCCGGGTGGCCTGCGGTGGGGTTGTCAAAGGCTCGATGCCCTCAACCCATACTCTTCGCTACTCGGAGCCGTGAGCCTGCGCCGCCTTGCTGTCAGGACCACCTCGCGACGGTCTCTGGAGGCGGGGCCGAAG includes the following:
- a CDS encoding extracellular solute-binding protein, which gives rise to MACGTSRTGVRVEEDLYQEGWIMKMNRLPLAWLCGCVVVIVLAAMAPATVAQEPRVVVYSSAGAEIGEELAAAFMKRNPGIKVESIYAGTGVVWTRVRAEAARPQGDVCMCGGSENFDINYEFLETYRSKQDADIPAEYKDPRGPRYYGMSLPIQVIIINSKLVQRRDYPRGWRDLADPKWKGKIIWANPRISASAYAQLFQLIKIGGWDLVKAVLANAIITPSSGLAYQGVADGEFLIGMTGEGNVYDLRNKGYPVDGVYPVEGTGLRFDATGLIKGCPNPISARLFYDFANSRDAHLIYTRVGSRRSVRPDVPTPQGMPPTSRINLVPYDAVKAGKDRGINLIIFDEMLAKR
- a CDS encoding iron ABC transporter permease: MATLAAPRVRPGRAFDLSTATILLLVVGILGLLIVYPLSRVLLLSFIKMGDPVAPAHLTLANFSRFFTSGLYQKALVNSLVASGTTVLASLVLGIPLAYILARVRVPFREALISLATLPLILPPFVGAYSWILLLGRQGALTSLIRDGLGIHLPSIIGPFGVIVTMSLSYYPFVLLPLLGALSSADPHVEESALTLGASPLRRIFTVTLPLVLPTIGAGAIIVFMRAIGNFGVPALLGGEFYVLPTLIYFEVTGSFNLHGAGAIALVSTLFSIGSLLALRYITGKGGFVTITSQARQVAQSSQPAARWLGFGFCAAVIGISLLPHLTVLLASFAERWAGTPLPTAYSLINYRKAFTLSMDAIRNSLVLAVGTTAICIIVGSLMAHTAARKRIPGRWLMDITIMLPFVLPGIMVGVAILVAFIVPPFELAGTGTILMIAYFIRRLPYTFRSAYASLTQTDIALEEASLVCGANQGVTFRRITLPLITPAIAAGATITFATLLGELTTTLLLYSARWKT
- a CDS encoding ABC transporter ATP-binding protein, with protein sequence MKAPSTKLGVLGVRKVFGDGPSQVVAADDVGFDVRDGELFTLLGPSGCGKTTTLRLVAGLERPDAGRIVFEGLDWTPLPPFRRSIGMVFQSYALFPHMSVFENVAYGLRVRKTSREEIGRLVNEAIEMVGLAGTRARRPGQLSGGQQQRVALARALVYHPKLLLLDEPLSNLDAKLRVYMRGEVKRIQRQAGICAVYVTHDQEEALSISDRIAVMQAGRIAQVGTPAEIYEQPASTFVADFVGKANFLECTVLEHDGEACIIRCGGALLRAGAATGSLPIPAGTEGLLFFRPERAVLSAVSDDASGLLARVRDIEYLGSLVRYTLAGEEGWTVLVDAPPIGGIRQVGEEVIITLAADHAQVFPKGSR